The sequence below is a genomic window from Alkalidesulfovibrio alkalitolerans DSM 16529.
CAAACGGTCGGAGAACCCGGCCTCGCGCAGGTGCGAGGCCCATACGCCCCACAATGCCTTTTCCTGCGGGGCCGAGGCCACGGGCTGGCCCTTGGCGCGGCGGGCTTGGGCCTCGCGGGCCAGGCGGCGGGTGCGGCCCACGAGTTGCCTGAGCAGCTTGGCGTCGATGTCTTCGAGGCTTTGTTCGGGCCGGGAGCGGCTGCCGGAGGAGTCGGCGGCGCGGTCGTCCGCGCGGCCGGATTTGTGATCGTCGCGGCGGGCGGCCTGGGGCGGCCTGCCGGGCATGGTGCGTTCTTTTGTCATCGGGGGTTGTGCCGTGTCCTTGTTTTGAACCCGTTTCCATACGCCGAACATCATCAAGAGGCAAGGGAAACCCGCGCCGTCCGGCCGGAGCGTGATCGCATTGCGTCACGCGCCAGCCGCCGCGACGGCTCGAACGCGAAGGAAGCGGGTGTTGAGGCCGCCTCGAGACCGCTTGCGTATTTGATCACATGGCCCGGGTGCGCCGTGTGTTCCCCAGGCACGGGCCTTTCCGCGAACTAGGCGTGCGTCCGGGCGAAATGGGCGCGCGCGGCAAGGGTTGCGCGGCGGCGCCTGGGAGATTTGGCTATCATCCTGGGATCTAATGAGAAGTCTGGAGGCCTCCATCCTCGTTTCAGGTGGAGCGCGCAGGTTGACCCGAAATACGTTGAAAGTTCGGAATGTTACAAAATGCAAAAAGCGGGTTGACATTTTGTTGTTTTTTTCACAAGAAGGAGGCCAGTTTGGTCGACGATCCGGCCGTCCGACCAGCCTGCGCCCGCCCATCCTCCGACGACCGTCATTCTCGGCGTAACCGGATGGGAAAATGCAAGCGGGACAGGCGCGAGGCGGTCCGGTGAAGCGGTACGCTGCAAAAAACCTTATTTGAAAGGAGATGGTCATGTCGAGACTTGTTCCTCCCCACGGTGGCAAAGGCCTTGTCGAATGCCTGCTGAAGGGTGCCGAGCTTCAGGCCGCGCTGAAGAAGGCCGAAGGCCTGAAGAAGGTCGTGATTTCCGACCGCGTCAAGGGCGACTGCATCATGCTGGGCATCGGCGGCTTCTCGCCCCTGAACGGCTTCATGGGCAAGGCCGACTGGAAGAGCGTCTGCGAAAAGATGACGCTGACCAACGGCACCTTCTGGCCCGTTCCCGTGGTCTGCGACACCAACGAGGCCGTCAAGGCCGGTGAAGAAGTCGCGCTGGTCGGCGCCAAGGGCACCATCTACGCGATCATGAAGGTCGAGGAAGTCTACGAGCTCACCGAGGCCGAGAAGAAGTGGGAATGTGAGATGGTCTTCAAGGGCAACGGCGACGACTCCCAGAAGTTCTGGGACGTGGCGCTGGATGACCACCCCGGCGTGCAGATGGTCATGAAGCAGGGCAAGTACAACATCGCCGGTCCGGTGCAGGTCCTCTCCGAGGGCGACTACCGCAAGGACTTCCCCGGTGTGTACAAGACCCCCGCCGAGATCCGCGCCGAGATGGACGCCAAGGGCTGGGCCAAGGTCGCCGCGCTGCAGCTGCGCAACCCCATGCACCGCTCGCACGAGTACCTGGCCAAGATCGCCGTCGAAGTGTGCGACGGCGTGGTCATTCACTCCCTGATCGGCAACCTGAAGCCCGGCGACATCCCGGCCGACGTGCGCGTCAAGTGCATCCAGAAGCTGATCGACCTGTACTTCGTGCCCGCCAACGTGATCAACGCTGGCTACCCCCTCGACATGCGCTACGCCGGCCCCCGCGAGGCGCTGCTGCACGCCACTTTCCGTCAGAACTACGGCATCAACAACCTGCTGGTCGGCCGTGACCACGCTGGCGTGGGCGACTTCTACACCCTCTTCGAGGCCCAGGAGATCTTCGATAAGATCCCGGTCAGCGCCGACCCGGCCAAGAATCTGCTCTGCCAGCCGATGAAGATCGACTGGACCTTCTACTGCTACAAGTGCGACGGCATGGCCTCCATGCGCACCTGCCCGCACACCAAGGAAGACCGCGTCATCCTGTCCGGCACCAAGCTGCGCAAGGCCCTGTCCGAGGGCGAGCCCGTCGCCGACCACTTCGGCCGCGATGAGGTCCTGGACATCCTGCGCGAGTACTACGCGGGCCTGACCGAGAAGGTCGAGGTCAAGATGCAGAAGGCCGCCGCCGGCACGGCCATGAAGTAAGTTCCGGACTGGAACGAGATGATTGTGAAAAGGGGTGCGTCCGTCAGGGCGCACCCCTTTTTGCTGTTTTTGGCGCCCTACTTCCGGCCTATAGATTATTTGCATCATGCTGTTTTGAATGTAAAAATTTTTTCACACCCGAGCTTGTGAAAAAGAAGCCACATCGGGTCCCAAAATCCTTGCCTTTTGTCTGTGCTCAGCGTATTTTCCGGACTGCCCTATGAGATAGTGCGCAATGGCGCACAGTTCGGCCCGCCAGTGGCAGGGCTTCGGCCTCGGGGTTTTGTGGTGATCCGGAGGTTGTGGCCGACACTTCGCTTGTCGAAGGCGGGAGGCGTCCCGAGGGGCGCAGGCGGGCGGGCGCGAGGCCTGTATCCAGGCCGGGGGCTTGTAACTAATTTCACTTTCCGCTTGACGCCCCTCCGGCACATTGTTAAAACAGGCACAAGCTCATTGGCTGAAACGGAAACCGCTCACGTAAGGATGCAACGCATGGCCCGTCACGGACTCCAGGATTCGAGCGATCATGGTCGCGGAGGATGTTCAGATCGGGCGCGGGGTGCGAGGCAAGAGGGCAGGGGGCCGACGTTTTCGGCGGCCCTGCTTTTTCTTATAGCGGCAATCGGAAACCCTTAAAATCCATTTGGTTAGGAGGTTGCGTTATGCCCACCTATGTT
It includes:
- the sat gene encoding sulfate adenylyltransferase, with amino-acid sequence MSRLVPPHGGKGLVECLLKGAELQAALKKAEGLKKVVISDRVKGDCIMLGIGGFSPLNGFMGKADWKSVCEKMTLTNGTFWPVPVVCDTNEAVKAGEEVALVGAKGTIYAIMKVEEVYELTEAEKKWECEMVFKGNGDDSQKFWDVALDDHPGVQMVMKQGKYNIAGPVQVLSEGDYRKDFPGVYKTPAEIRAEMDAKGWAKVAALQLRNPMHRSHEYLAKIAVEVCDGVVIHSLIGNLKPGDIPADVRVKCIQKLIDLYFVPANVINAGYPLDMRYAGPREALLHATFRQNYGINNLLVGRDHAGVGDFYTLFEAQEIFDKIPVSADPAKNLLCQPMKIDWTFYCYKCDGMASMRTCPHTKEDRVILSGTKLRKALSEGEPVADHFGRDEVLDILREYYAGLTEKVEVKMQKAAAGTAMK